ACCTGGTGGAAAGAAAATTTGGTAATTTCTGTACATGTATACCACTCTTAATCATCTGGATCCATTTTCTCATCTTGAGTTGAAGGTGGGATTGAATCTGTTCCAGTTTCATCGGATTCTTGCTGCCCATCCAAATCTGTATCATATTCCTGCGACTCACTTTCACATGCATTAGCACTTTCTTTTGGAATTCAATTATAACTCAACTTAAAATAAATAGAGCAGAGATACAAGAAGAGACAAGCGAACAAGTAAAATCTTAATCTAGTGACTCGATACACTAGGAAAACTTTAGTAGATTATTATGTGGTGGACTAAAACAATAACCAAGCCTATATACCCTGAGAATGAAGGAAATATGTAtccctgctaattgctaaaaAAGAATAGTTACATAACGAAAGAATCTTACCATAGTTTACTAATGGAAAATGCAAGCAAGACTATTTAAACAAAAGCAGGGGTACATTTCTAAACAAAAGCTAATTCGTGACTTTTTTAAACAAAAGATAAAGCTAGACTATTTAAATGTTAGATTTCACCAAGAGAATATCGATCTACCATACTTGATTACCACATAAAGCTAAGCATTCTTTCTCTTGCATAGAAGAGAATTTAAACAAACACATTCACTGAGACATGTAAAAATGATATTCTTTAACTACAACCTCATCAAATAAAGGTTTCCAGTAGCAGTGCACTTCACAAACACAGAAGAAACAGACGAAGACATTGCAGTACCACTAACACCAACTTGAACTGCTTGTATCTGCTCAGCCATCATCTACAGCTACTATGATTCAGTCCATACAAGTTTTAGAGCATACACCATTGCAGACTAAAACACCACTAGGATCATCATAATATTTtaattcaaaccctagttcttcaGATTTTCCACATCACATCTGTCACCTTCACCGGAACAATCAAACCCATTTTATCTTCAATCCCACACGGATGAGTTGAAcccatcttatattcaatcaatcTGAAATGGATCTTCTCGAATTTCACTTTTTCATGTTATAACTTCTATCTGCAAGACACATACATCACaatattaaaaaccctaaaatataattgatcaaaaataagtaaaaaaaaacatttaagaTAAACAAATTGAACTTCTAATAACtcttacatcatcatcatcatcatcagaaaacccctaaatcccaaaaaaataccaaaatcaaatcagaatcaaaccatttaaattaaaactacaaGTAAAGAGATggaaaaaatgataaaataaaccatcaattttaCCTCGTTGCTGGTGAATCACAACTTCtaactgtgaagaagaagaatatgaagggagaagaagaagaagcttgtGGTTTCTCGAGGGGATGAGGTTTGAGATGATGTGGTGGTGGTGTTTAGGCTTCAGATGAACTTTTGAGGGCTGGGTTCATCTTTATTTCTCCGGTTTGTGGTGATGAAGATTGACCTGAAGAGATTTGATGGGGAAAATAAGAAATCTGAAACCCTATATCTACAAAATCAACAGATGCTTTGAGATTCAAAAACATCATTTAAAGTTTTTGTACAGAGAGTTATATTGATCTGCGACATCAATAAGTTTTCACTGAGAGAGTGAGATTGAGAAGGTACTCAATGGTGGTGGTTAGGTTAGTTTTTTTTGCCGGATGGAGGCGGAAGATTACTATATCAAATGAGAAGACGAAGAAAGGGAAGTGAAGtgagaaagagaaaaaatatttatataaaagTCTTTGGACGGTAAATATTGTGATTAGGTATGGTCATACGGATTGtggaaatacttggacggtaaaGATTTGATTTAAAACTATCATACGGATCAAGAAAAATGTGTTTTCtctgtgctttctctttgtgtttttgtgctttctctttgtgcttccgttttgaatttcgactagtcgcaTAAGTtatgaagtaatttcgactagtcatgcAGGTCATAAGTTTCTTTAGTTCACACTGGTAGACTCAAAAAGCATAaaaactatgaaccacgaagctccgggagggttctgacgtcaaacttagcatgatacatcatcgaaatcgataaatatgaagcttaggtgttgattcgaacttcaaatgtggtatgaaaacatacaaactatgaaccaagaagctctgggagggttcggacttcaaacttagcaggatacatcgTCGAAATCGATACATGTGAAGCTCAATGCTGATTCGAACTTTAAATGTGGTATaaagacatacaaactatgaacgaAGAAGCTCCGAGCGggttcagacttcaaacttagaaggatacatcattgaaatcgataacTATGAAGCTcattgtcgattcgaacttcaaatgtgataTAATGGCATACAAACAATGAACCAATAAACTCCTGGAGGGGTCAGATTTCGAACTTAACAGGATACataatcaaaatcgataaattttaagcttagtgtcggttcgaacttcaaatgtggtataacggcatacaaaTTATAAACCAAGAAGATCAGTATCGATTctatcggaatattctccgaaaccttaaacaaaccattttCAGGCAACTTCAAGAAAGAAAGTGGATCCGATCTTGAAACCTGGCTGGATGTTGACTACTATAACACGAAAAATTCgttagaacgatgaatctaaccattcataggtaagatttcatgaaatattctctgaaacctcgaacaaacccttttctgtcgacttcgagaaagtggctccgagctcgaaacctggccgggagttgaTTACTATAACTCGGAAACTTCGTTAGAACGATGGATctaaccattcataggtaagatatcatggaatattctccaaaacctcaAACAAACCCTGGAAAAGAAACCATGGGGAAATAAGGGGAAGAATACTCAATTGGAAGACGTGCAGGCTACACCTGGaaaaggtggaaagatgaagcgcatcagaaaaatatcaaaggaAGTCGACTGTTCAGTTGAGGAAGAGGAAGGTATGGAAACCACTTACTGGAGCAGGTACAATATATGACATCGACTACTTAGATATTGGCGTTATAATGATTCCAACATTGTATTGACTTCATGCACGTTGAAAAGAATGTGGGGAAAAGTCTTGTTGGAACGTTGCTGCACAAtgggaatacaaaagatggattaaAGGCCATATTGGATTTGGTGCGTTTGGGGTTAAAACCGGAGTTGCAACCTAAGTCAGATGTCAAAGGAACGATATGCTAATCCTTTGTCATGTTTTTTTAAAAATGTGTCCGTGTCTAACatgtaaatttaaaaaaaaatgtactATGGACACATAAATAAAAAGTGGATAAATAAATATCTTTTCTTCACGGGTCGATAATTGTGTCTATTGCCATCCTATACATTTGACACATATATAATTCTTAAATGTGGTTGTATTCTCATCTACGGCTACATGTGATGGGATTAGACTGAAAACTATGGCCAAATAATTCCCTATGGATACAGTTGATGTGTTTATGATTAAACCCATGACGAAATGGTGCACTATGGCTACAAGGTAACAAAAAACGTGTCTATAGTTATGTTGATGACCAGTAGCCACGCAAATAACCCAAAACGTGGCTAGGCTATAAaccaaaaaacgtggcctatgtgaaggtttgtactagtgttCCATAAATATAATAACGGAAAAACATTTTCCTTTTCCTTAACGAGAGGAAAACAAAAACtgcgaaaaaaatcaaaaacagaaGAAACCTTCCCTAAAATCTCTAACCTAATTgtgaaaacacaaaaacaaaacccAAAAATCTTCATAATCAAACATCTAGATGATTGCAGTATCAGTAACATCATGTTGAGTGGAAAAAAGGTAGTTACAAAGATAAAAGCATAAAAAATAGGGGAATATTCAacatcaactgaagaagaaactTCATCAGTTGCAGTAGAAGAAATTCGAAAATCAACAGGACCAAAGACGAGATCAAAATCAGCAGTAaaagattcaacatcaatttcagtaccagaaacttcaaaaacatcaccacctaagaagaaaccatagaaaacaaatccttcaaaaacagcagcagcttcaacatttGTTAAAATTGCAAAAGGTAACAATTCATATTCAGTTTTGTCTGTTTTTAAGCAATTTTTTTTCAGATTTATTGTTGGTGTGTACAGACTAGTACACCAACATGCTGTTGTAGTGGTTCATGTTCAGTTTTGTCTGTTTTTTATCAAATTTTTTTCagatttgttgttggtgtgtacgGACTAGTACACCAACATGTTTTTGTAGTGATTCATGTTCAGTTGTctattttttatcattttttttcatatttgttgttggtatgtacatactagtacaccaacATGTTGTTGTAGTGATTCATGTACATTTTTGTCTGTTTTTTAGCAAAATTTTTTTCagatttgttgttggtgtgtataCCAACATGCTGTTGTAGTGATTCATGTCCAGTTTTGTCTGTTTTTTAGCGATTTTTTTTCagatttgttgttggtgtgtacatactagtacaccaacATGCTAATGTAGTGATTCATGTCATGTTCTGTCTgttttttagcaaaaaaaaattccagatttgttgttggtgtgtacagaTTTGTACACCAACAGTGATTCATGTCCTATTATGTGAGTTTGTGAGTGTATTTTATGATATTTGTTGTTGGTTTGTACATATCTGTACACAAAGGATGGCATGTTATTGTTTTATCAGATTGGCCTATTGTTGTGTGATAATAGAAAGACCTGCCAGATTTTCATTAAGTCATTTCATTTGGCAATTCTATTTTTTTACTTAGTGTACATACTCTCAGTGCTAAGTCATTTATTTTAGAGGACCACTTAAGCATTATCTCTTAAATAATGCAGATGAGCAAGTAGCATATTCATTTTCATTCAGAAATGTTTCATTTATCTCTTAAAGAATGCAGATGAGTAATGATCTATTTAGAGGACCACTTAAGCATGTTGTTGACCACTTACTCATTGACCACTTAAgcatgttgttgcagtgattctATTATAGTGATTCATGGCATGTTGTGGGTGTTTTAAAGATGTTTATGTAGAAGCGTACAAGTTTTTATACCATCTTGGTGTTTTAGTAATATATGGCATGTTGTATAAGAATTAATGTTGCTCTTGTTATATTTCTGTAGCAGTATACTAGTTTGTACACCATAATTTTTGTATGAGTATTATGTGTTATGCTTCTCTTTTCTTATTCACATTTGTCTATTTTCGTAGATACAAACAAACCTTATAGATCACGTTTTCATGCAATCATTGATTTTGTGAACAAGCACCTTGAGGAGGATGAAGAAGTAAGAAAGAAGAATCTTGATAAAGTCTAGTTCACTGACTTTCAGttagagaaaaaaaaggaaaaccctTTTTGGCCTATGGTAGATGTCTTTCTTCACAAGAAATccgaaaagaaagaggagaaaaAGTCAGAAAAGAAAGGGGATAAAAagagagatgtgtggttcaagaaTCCAGACTCAATCTCGAAGATTGTGAACCAGTTCTGCCATGATAATTCAGGGGAGAATGTTTTCGTTCCAATACTACCACGAATAAAAAGATAGTGGAAGTAAAGAGTGTGCCATAAgatttgtttttactttttggATTAGATATGGTGGCATTAGAACCTGGTGAAGGAGAAACTACCAAAACTAGAATTGAGATGACATTTGGTGCACTGATAACCCGAATAACTCTGAAGGAACCAACTAAGTTGGGGAAACTATATGTGGAGAATAAAATCTTGCTTATAATGAAGGAAAGACCAACGTTGGAAGAAAAGAGATTGAAAAAAATGCTGAGGATTTGGTAGTGTTGTTTAGGATGTACCTGTGCATCACGGGTTTTTTACCAGTGCAAACGGAAGCATGCTTACCAAGAGAAATTTTTCTCACTACTTTGAATCCATTGGATAGAATGAAAAAAACCAACTGGCCAGTTCATACACATAAATATCTAATGGATAGCATTAGGAAATATATCCAGTcaccacttaaagttaatggttgtATGGTATACCTGTTGGTAAGTTTACATGTGTACATTGTTTTACACCTGTGTTAAGTTGTACCAATTTAAATTATTTGGTTCATTGTATTTGTTGGGTCTTATCACATTTCTAAATCTTTACCTGTTTGTTAGTGCATTATTGGCTTGCTGAACATAACAAAAGCATGACACAGAGCAATGAACAAGGTTTCCCAACGTTTCTAAGGTGGGTAATAAGTGACATCAGTACAACAATCAAGAAAGACCTTAATGAATATATGAAAAAGGTAACTCGATAACTTTCTTACGATAGTGATTTCTTCCTACATGTGTACATTAATAGAGACCTTGATAAGGTGTACAAAATGGAGATAAATTTGGAATTTTGTcatgtgtacaacaatatacACCTGTAATACAGGTGTAAAAATATGTGCACTTGTGATCCATATTGATAATTTGGCATGTTTTCGGATGCAACCAGGATGGGTAAAAACTTTCAGTGATGAAGAGCAACAGGTTTTGGATGAGTACAAAAATAATAGGTAAGAAAATAACACAGATGCACTGAAGGAAAAGCTTCACATAGCATTAATGCAAAGAGATGAAGTATATGAATAGCTTTCTGATTTGCAGGTTAAACATGAAAAGATTGTtacttttattgaagaaaaaagcCTAAAACTTCATGCAGCTGATTGAAGAATTTGCCAAATGATAAGGATCTTGTTGATTTATGTGTTTACACCTAGCAAGAAATCATTTTATTTGCAAAATCATTAAAACTTGAGGATGAACGTGAACCtgaggaggaggatgaggaaGGTGATAGAGGTGGCAAAGTTGGTGATATggatgatagtgatgatgatgatgaggaggaggaggaaggtgACAAAAGTGATAAAggtggcaaaggtggtgatgtggatgatagtgatgatgatgatgaggaggagggtggcaaaggtggtgatgtgcatgatgatgacgatgaaaaATATGGTAGCAAAGGTGGTGATGAGGAGGATGGAACTGAATCCGAAAAGAATGAAGTTTCGTCTAAAACTCCTGAAAAGCCGAGGTATAACATCACTTTTATTAAATATGGCAGTTACTTCTTTTTATATTCTTTATGTGtggacatagttgtacaccagtgtGTTATACCTTTTCTCAAAACTTGCATCTTTAAGCACTCCTTTATCAAAGACCAATGAGGAATTTGAAGAAAAGGATATGGAGGATGGAAGCGAATATGACAAAGGAGTTGAGTCAGAAACTGCTAACAAGCCGAGGTATGATGATCTCATCTCGCATTTCTTTTCATTCTTTGTatatgtacatacttgtacaccacTGTTATACTTCATAATTGTATTTTTCAGCACTCCTCTGTCAAAGACAAATGAAGAATAGGATAGCAAGGATGGAACAAGCCGAGGAGTTGAGTCTGAAACTGCTAACAAGCTAAGGTATGAAGAAAATGATCTCAGCtcgcatttttcttcattttatgtATATGTGTACCAAGATGTACACCTTAGTGACTTCTTCTGTGTGTGTACAATAGTGTACAACTTTGTACAACCTAGCAAAATTGCATTTTTTCAGCACTTCTCTGCCAAAGACAAATTAAATCCCTGAAGATAAACAAGACCATATGGACCTTGATAACCAGGATGTGATGGATACCACTCAAACTGCTGAAATTGATGAAACTACGATAATCGCAGCTCAATACATATCTCAGCTGGACCCTAAAGGCATGTTGCCGGTTGAAGAAGATGTCCTTTTACTCACACGGGGAGAAGAACCAGAAACTAATCCTTATACAACAATTGATGACCTTCTAGATAACTTGTCTGAAACTGTATTCGTAAagcttgaaaaaggttgttacaAAATGGCACCAACTGAAGTGAAGGAAAGGATGGCCACCTTGATCTGCAATAACTGTCCAAGCTTTTCATTATTGAGCCAAGAAGATCCAAAAGAAGAGTCGTCGTaaaaatcattatccaatgaaGATGTACGAGAAAGGATCGTTGTTGAAGCAGTGCAGTTCATCCAACAACATGAAAGTGAATTTTTTAGCAGTCAAGAAGTTGAAGAATAGAAGACACCGGTGAGGAAAAGAGCAGGGAAGATGAGTTAAGCAGAGATGTTGAGACACAAGCGGCTGGAATGTTATCCAAGACACCGCAAAAGAGAGTTGCAAAGAAAAAGCTAGATCCTGACTTCACTGCCGAGGGTAAAACCAGACCAGGTAGGATAAAAGCGGATCAAAAAGGCAAGGGGATCAAAGCGGGACAAGAACTAGGCTATCCTGCGCCACTAAAGAGAAAAGCAGATGAGTATCATCCTCCTACTCCATTGCCAGATGTTCGTCAATCCCAACTATACCAAGACATGAAATCTGGAGAGGACAAAAAAAATGATACAGAAGTTCTTTGACTATGCAAGCCTGGGGAAGTTCACAAAACACTACCTCGCACTCTCCACATTATtgaatcttataaaaaaaaagttatgtgtACCACTATGtacaccatgttaacatttcATTTATGAATCTACAATATTGTAGCTTGGGAACTAACAAGACTAGAAGATCCAGAAGTGAGGGAAGATATCCTGATTGTGGGATGAGTACTACGTGAACTCATGTTCAACAAATATCTGGATCAAGAGGTACTGCAGTTCTACATCCATCAACGTAGAAGAGCAATTGTCAGAGATAGCATTCGTAATCCAGATGATAAAAAGTACTTGAGCTGTGAAATAATGAGTCCCACTGCATCCGTAAGTTtctcaaaaacaaatcaaaatgtcATTTATAATTCAGTTTACTTAGATACTTTaatgatgtgtacatagttgtacacctaattGACATGGCATGTTCTATGTGTTTGTAGATTTCTTTAGGTGTGTATATAGATGTACACCAGTATGCTATATGATTGATACAATGTCTGTTAAGTGTTGGCATAGATGATTGTTTGTTATAGTTatttaggtgtgtacatagttgtacacatataTCATCCGTCATGGATATACGGTCTGTTATAAGGCCTAGAATGTTTGATTTGTTGGTTTTCTGTAAGAGTGTACATGCTAGTACAATAGTAATATATCTCACACATATTTGTTCTGATTTTacctaatttattttattttccaacaaattaTTGATTGCAGTACTATGTGAAGCATAATATCATCAACGCGGTACAAGACCTTGTGGTTAAATCCGTAAGGGAGATGCCTGGAAATCTAGAAGTTCTAGTAGTCCCCGTGAATCACTCTACAAAGCAAATGATAGTAGGAAATCACTGGACGctgttgaaatttgacttcgAATCTCTTGAATGGAAATGGTATAACTCCCTACACTCAGAAAATGAGGAGGACTATAAAAAAGAAGCACTGTGAATGGCAGATGTGGTACAATTAGAACTCAAGAAGAAGAGAGCGTTAAAGGGTGATGCACCTATAGATTCGCAAGATATAAACGTCATGACATGCCCTGCACAAGGAATCAACCCGGACTGCCTCCTATACACTTGTTACTTTATTAAACGAAGTCTGAAGAAAATAAAGAGTATCGAAAGAGATCAATAGAAGGCCAAAGACATTTGTCAGCAAATGAGATCAAAATTGGTGGCCAAGATGCTGAAAAAAGTCGGATTTTATGAAAAAGTGCGGGATATAGCAAAGGATGCGCAACACAAGGAGTGGCATGATACTAAAGGAAATTAACCATTGAAGAGGAATAggagtttttagtctttaatcttcaTAGAAGATGACTTTCTGAATTGCTTCTAAACATTTTTAATCTTCAGATAActttttaaatttcagttttcGACTTTATGTTTAAGACTTATCACTATTATAAAGACCTTAAATTAATctttttattagtttcaatattgatgttttgaaaatagacTTGTGTCAGTACTAATGTGTATATTACAGGTTAGGAAATATTAAGGTGTACATGATTGTGCACAGTTACTGACAGAGTAGAAAATCTCAATGATGATACAAGAAGGTGTACACATCTAGTGACAGATTTTTCTAATTATCCAGGCCAGCAGTACTGAAGACATAGAATTGAAATACTAAACATGGAATAAAATATGCATTAgcaaaagtaataacctaaaatCTTTCCAAACAAAATAACCTAGTATCACCCATTGTACAGCAAAATAAACCTAATTAATGGCATTACAACTGAAAACATAGAATCTTTCTAAACAATATAACCTAGTATCATCCATTGTAcaacaaggtgtacataatggtgtaCATGTAAAAAGACAGGTAAGAAAACTGAAGTGCACAGggaggtgtacataatggtaccaTTTCCTGACACTAATTATCCACGCCTAGAAAATTGAAAAGACATTaccaaaagtaaaaaccaaaaaCATATAATCTTTTGAACAAATCAAACATAGTAAAAAGAATCAAGGAAGGGGGAAGGTAGCTCTATTGTGGTGACCAAGGGTAaagcactttgtgcacatcataggCCTCTTTTGCTTCTCCCAAGCATTCTTGATAaattgtgttcttcgtctacCAGGTGGAGGAACATGAACAAGAACAATaaccctatcactaggatcataagCCTACGGCTTGTCAAAATTGGGGATGGGAAAGATGATCTCCTGGTATGCCAAATTGTACCATTCGGTGGTgaagtatggctcaacaaatgaatAGATGTCCTCCCTCGTAGCTTGAATGGCAGCACAAGCATGTTCACAAGGAAAACCATTAACTCGCCACCTGTGACACGTACAAGTTTTCTGCAATAGATCTACAGAATGAGACCTGGGATAATGTAGTTCATACAATCTTTCCATGGATTCAGTAACATTCCAAGTACGACCAATGTCGATGTTTTCCTTTAGTAAAGCCTCATATATGGGAGTGAGCCTAGTGTTGAAAGTTTCTAGACCTTCTACCCTTATcgtaaaattcttcttcataatcttcaaactaaaataataaaaacacaaaacataaatCAAAAAATGATCTAGAAGGACTACAGATAAAACATGtatacaacaatgtacacatagTTGCATAATCacagataaaacatgtgtacaagtatgtatacatcaagcaaatccatgtgtacaacaatgtatacCAATAAACATGTGTACAAGGGAAGAtatacacatcaaaaaaaaaaatgaatgaaacacTAAACATCAAACTCACTGTGTAGCATCGAGAAGAGCAAAAGCAGACAACTTTTAGAGATCAACAATCCAGTTGTTAAATGACTCGGAAAGAGTTGAAGAGTGAGTACTATATCTGCATACAGGTAAGAATGAATTTGTTCGTTTCTCCTTTGGAATAGTCTTGATATAATTAGCAACATGTCCACATCCAATTGCGTGCATGCACCGCAAAGCTTCTTCAAATTTAGCTGTTGTGTAAGATTAAgtgaaaaagcggtggtctaacaacaccacccaatatttcgcttagcaatctgtatggactaaatccgaaatactttgctagagaatcaactagacagtcagactcaatctagataaaagtatctcaaggagttgatatctctctcttgtttttcatattactcaagctaatagaaatcagagaGTCCTAATCAagtacaaggaatacttggattgtaccaaagaccaatgtccaaggatcaatcaataccaatcaacaaccaaaggttggatttccaattgatgatctttaacgcacaacctgtattatttcaattatataaataaatataatgcggaaaagaaataacacagacaccagaagttttgttaacgaggaaaccacaaatgcagaaaaaccccgggacctagtccaggttgaatacacactgtattaagccgctacagacactagcctactccaagctaacttcggactggactatagttgaaccccaatcagtgtcccactaattcaaggtatagttgtactcctacgcctctgatcccagcaggacactggacacttgattcccttagctgatctcacccacaactaagagctgttgcaacccaaa
This DNA window, taken from Papaver somniferum cultivar HN1 chromosome 3, ASM357369v1, whole genome shotgun sequence, encodes the following:
- the LOC113359958 gene encoding histone chaperone ASF1-like; this translates as MTQSNEQGFPTFLRWVISDISTTIKKDLNEYMKKQEIILFAKSLKLEDEREPEEEDEEGDRGGKVGDMDDSDDDDEEEEEGDKSDKGGKGGDEEDGTESEKNEVSSKTPEKPSTPLSKTNEEFEEKDMEDGSEYDKGVESETANKPSTPLSKTNEE